Proteins encoded in a region of the Moritella marina ATCC 15381 genome:
- a CDS encoding 4'-phosphopantetheinyl transferase family protein: protein MPHTALFFRQQLTFSSHSDLRINTDAPMDVYLFNSNTIASEQISALATQYLQPQEQSILAKRKQLQAKQEYLASRFIIKTYANQYFGYDFNSLTVLFDDKDTCLKVYQNNQAITLHACISHSHGHVIVALVPSQRPVFKSIQLGVDLEWLSNKRSLEKVAKHYYHSEELHACMSQTEGVTEQVSKEVHAKALYRIWTLKEALAKAIKQPIATLLRDNVFTHCQSLNVCSGRYESRDEVLGEVMSKRFDISIISDIKLTDNTHIQILKNIVVDTM, encoded by the coding sequence ATGCCACACACTGCCTTATTCTTTCGTCAGCAATTAACCTTTAGTTCGCATAGCGACTTGCGAATCAATACTGATGCACCAATGGACGTGTACTTATTTAACAGTAACACCATTGCTAGCGAGCAGATCTCGGCACTGGCTACGCAATATTTACAACCACAAGAACAGTCCATATTAGCCAAGCGTAAACAATTGCAAGCAAAGCAAGAATACCTCGCGAGTCGTTTTATTATTAAAACTTATGCGAACCAATACTTCGGCTATGATTTTAACTCCCTGACCGTGCTCTTCGATGATAAAGATACTTGCTTAAAGGTCTATCAAAATAACCAAGCTATCACGCTACACGCTTGTATATCCCACTCGCACGGCCACGTGATCGTAGCCCTTGTACCAAGCCAGCGGCCTGTATTTAAATCAATACAACTGGGTGTCGATTTAGAATGGCTTTCGAACAAACGCTCACTCGAAAAAGTGGCAAAGCATTATTACCACAGTGAAGAATTACACGCCTGTATGAGTCAAACTGAAGGTGTTACTGAGCAGGTAAGCAAGGAAGTACATGCAAAAGCTTTATACCGTATATGGACGTTAAAAGAGGCGTTAGCCAAAGCCATCAAGCAACCGATAGCGACGTTATTACGTGATAATGTGTTTACGCATTGCCAATCGTTGAATGTATGTTCAGGTCGTTATGAATCTCGGGATGAAGTGCTAGGTGAAGTGATGAGCAAGCGGTTTGATATAAGCATTATCAGTGATATTAAACTCACTGATAATACCCATATTCAGATACTGAAAAATATTGTGGTCGATA
- a CDS encoding sulfite exporter TauE/SafE family protein has protein sequence MEIFGSDITLWILLALMTSALAAGFIDSVAGGGGLILVPSFILAGLPPQLALGQEKIVSTLGTIAAIRNFVKNKKVIWNAVASGIPAGLVGAYLGAEAILYFDPDTVGKIILGMLPIGIIISFIPKQDNRHSEQVVNTKVIYFGVPLAVFVIGFYDGFFGPGTGSFLILVLHYLLKFDLVSASATSKLFNFTSNIGALIAFMLAGKLLYMLALPLVLMNLIGNHLGSVSAMKFGPDFVRKTLSASLMLLMVSLGYKFLLM, from the coding sequence ATGGAAATTTTTGGTTCAGATATAACGCTATGGATACTGCTAGCATTAATGACATCTGCGCTTGCAGCAGGCTTTATTGACAGTGTTGCTGGCGGTGGAGGCCTAATACTCGTGCCCTCATTCATCTTAGCGGGGTTACCACCACAGCTTGCTTTGGGGCAAGAAAAAATAGTCAGCACACTGGGCACTATTGCGGCGATCCGAAACTTTGTCAAAAACAAGAAGGTCATTTGGAATGCAGTCGCGTCGGGGATCCCAGCAGGATTAGTGGGTGCTTACCTGGGCGCCGAAGCGATCCTCTACTTTGACCCTGATACTGTGGGTAAGATAATCCTTGGTATGCTACCCATTGGCATCATCATCTCTTTTATTCCTAAGCAAGATAATCGCCATAGCGAACAAGTCGTTAATACTAAGGTTATCTATTTTGGCGTACCATTAGCCGTATTTGTAATTGGTTTTTATGATGGTTTCTTTGGACCAGGTACGGGTAGTTTCTTGATCTTAGTCCTGCACTACCTGTTAAAGTTTGATTTAGTATCGGCCTCTGCAACTTCCAAGTTATTCAATTTTACATCGAATATCGGGGCACTGATTGCGTTTATGTTAGCGGGTAAGTTACTTTATATGTTGGCGCTACCTTTAGTGCTTATGAACCTAATCGGTAACCATCTAGGCAGTGTATCAGCAATGAAATTTGGTCCTGACTTTGTGCGAAAAACATTATCCGCTTCGCTGATGTTATTGATGGTCTCGTTAGGTTATAAGTTTCTATTAATGTAA